GTGATGCTGGCGTTTTTTTGCAACAAAATTTCTTCATCATTAAGCTTGTATTCGACGGTGTTGGCGCTGGCAATGACAACCCCTTCGCCCTCTCGGGGTTGTTGTTCAAATTTAGCGGGGCGGCCGTGGGCGATGACTTTTTCTACTTTGCGATTAGATTCCACTATTACTAGTTTGTCAGCCTCGATTTTGAGTGAGCCCTGAGACATTTTTACGTTGCCGCTGTAAATGCCTTGATTGTTCTCGTAGGTGGCCCGGTCTGAACTGAGGTTAATGGCCTGGTTGCGGTCATCTGGGAGGCAGTAAGCTGTGCCAGCAATACTGAGGAGGATCGCGGTGATGAGCCCTCTTTGAATGTGGCTCAGCATGTCTGTGAATGTTTTGGTTTTAGCGGGGATCATAATGCCCCCGAACGTTGCTCATCAGCTCCACACGTTCTTCTTTAAGGGAGGCATGCATGCCGGTGGCCTTGGTTTCACCGTTGGGTAAAATCAGGGTCAGGGGCTGGTCGGTGCTCACTTCACTGCTTTCCAAATCTATTTTTAGCACGTCAGTTTTAATTTCCGCTTGTCGAATCAACTCTTGGACTAAGACATTTCTGTCCAAGCTCAAAAGCTGACCCGTGCTGCTAAGGTGGCCTTGTTCCGCCGTGGCTGTCCAGGGGCGTTGCTCGGCGATATTCCCTAAATAAAAGGGTTCTTGCAATGTGACTGCGCCGTCTGAAATATATCGCTCTGCCGATTTGGCCTGCCAGCGATAGGCTACGGCGCCATCGGCCCGGTATTTTATCCCTTCTATGCCCTCAAGATACGATTCGACGTCGGGGGCGGGATCGAAGTGCTCCACTATACTTAATTTGCCGCTCTCACTGAACTGGGTGAGGTATAGATAGGTCCCTGCCAATGCGGCTAGCGCAGACAGCACCGACAGGGCAGCCACGTTTATACGTAGGGCTTTCGCCATTAGAGAAACTGCTCCCAGGCTTGATTGAGCTTACCCTGGGCTTTGAGAATGAGCTCGCAAATTTCCCGCACGGCACCGCTGCCGCCAGCCGCATCGGTTTGCCAGTCGGCATGCCGGGCGACAAAGCTATGACCGTTGGCCACGGTGATGCCTAGGCCAGCTTTTATGATGGCCGATAGGTCGGGAAGGTCATCGCCCACATAGGCGATTTCTGCCATTTCTAGCCCCAAGTCGGCGCGCAATTCTTCAAGAGCAACCAGCTTGTCTTCTCGGCCTTGATAGATCAGGTCGATTTTCAATTCGGCGGCGCGCCTTTCTAGCAATGTTGAGCTGCGACCAGTAATGATGGCAGGGCGTATTCCCGCATCTCTCAACAGTTTAATGCCAAGACCGTCTAATATGCTGAAGGCCTTCATTTCTTCGCCGCTATTACCAAAATAGAGGCTGCCGTTGGTCAGTACCCCGTCAACGTCCATGGCGAGAAGCTTTATCTGCCGCGCTTTTTCAATAATGGATTGCATAGGTTTTTCCGTATTAAGCAACACCGGCCTTGAATAGGTCGTGGGTATGGATGACGCCCACGGGGCGGCGCTGCTCGTCTATCGCTATCAAGACAGTGATTTTGTGGTCTTCCATAATGCGTAAAGCTTCTGCCGCCATCGTACCCGGACGAACAGTGAGACCGGCTTTGGTCATGACTTGTTCAATGGGCGCGTTACGGATGTCAGCGGTGCTGTCTAGTGTACGTCTTAAATCGCCGTCGGTGAAAATTCCCTGCAATACGCCGTGCTCATCTACCACCGTGGTCATGCCTAGAGCTTTGCTGCTCATTTCTAACAGCGCACCACTCACCGTGGTGCCCAAGGTGACGATGGGTATCTCGTTACCGGTGTGCATAATGCTGTCTATTTTTAGCAGCAATCGCCGTCCCAGTGCGCCGCCGGGGTGAGATAAGGCGAAATCGTCGGCGGTAAACCCCCGTGCTTCTAATAATGCGATTGCTAGGGCATCGCCCATTACCAGACTCACGGTGGTGCTAGAAGTAGGCGCTAGGTTCAAGGGGCAGGCTTCTTCGTTGACGCTGACGTTTAGATGCACGTCGGCGCTTTGCGCTAAATCAGAAGCGGGGTTACCTGTCATGGCGATGAGGGGAGCCGCGAGCAATTTTAACAACGGTAATATCGTGACAATTTCTGCGGTAGTTCCCGAGTTGGACAGGGCGATAACCACATCGCCAGCAGTAATCATTCCCATGTCGCCATGGCTGGCTTCGCCGGGATGAACGAAAAATGCCGGGGTGCCGGTGCTGGCTAGTGTGGCGGCAATTTTATTACCGATATGACCGGATTTTCCCATGCCTGTTACCACCACTTTGCCAGAGCAGTTCAGCAGAAGTTCGCAGGCTTGGTTAAAGCTGTCGTCGATTCGCTCAGAGAGGGCGGCCACTGCGGCGCCTTCCATTGCAATCACCCGTTGAGCTGACGCAGTATAACCGTCGGCTGTAGTTGTTGTTTCTTTGATGGTTAAACCCTCGGTTAAGCTTTGGCTAAGTTACGCTGTACCAAAATGATAATCACTGATGCAGGCTGTTCTGGGAGCTGAGCTCCAGAAAACCGACGTTATGATAATTTCCAATGTGAAAAAATAACAGGTTTTGCTGACCCTCTACATAGCAATGACTAACGTAGAATGGTGTCATAAAGGAAGAATAAGCGCTGTGAACCAACGCTTAGCGTGGGGTAGCTCGGTGCTAAATGTCGCAATGAG
The DNA window shown above is from Spongiibacter sp. IMCC21906 and carries:
- the lptA gene encoding lipopolysaccharide transport periplasmic protein LptA, with product MIPAKTKTFTDMLSHIQRGLITAILLSIAGTAYCLPDDRNQAINLSSDRATYENNQGIYSGNVKMSQGSLKIEADKLVIVESNRKVEKVIAHGRPAKFEQQPREGEGVVIASANTVEYKLNDEEILLQKNASITHQGSKISGDRVVYSGKKQTVVADGGSAAENGRVKMTLQPQNPDDNANAASKTGTTKKNETSAKTNKPSTPPSNSNKATP
- the lptC gene encoding LPS export ABC transporter periplasmic protein LptC yields the protein MAKALRINVAALSVLSALAALAGTYLYLTQFSESGKLSIVEHFDPAPDVESYLEGIEGIKYRADGAVAYRWQAKSAERYISDGAVTLQEPFYLGNIAEQRPWTATAEQGHLSSTGQLLSLDRNVLVQELIRQAEIKTDVLKIDLESSEVSTDQPLTLILPNGETKATGMHASLKEERVELMSNVRGHYDPR
- a CDS encoding HAD family hydrolase; this encodes MQSIIEKARQIKLLAMDVDGVLTNGSLYFGNSGEEMKAFSILDGLGIKLLRDAGIRPAIITGRSSTLLERRAAELKIDLIYQGREDKLVALEELRADLGLEMAEIAYVGDDLPDLSAIIKAGLGITVANGHSFVARHADWQTDAAGGSGAVREICELILKAQGKLNQAWEQFL
- a CDS encoding KpsF/GutQ family sugar-phosphate isomerase, with amino-acid sequence MEGAAVAALSERIDDSFNQACELLLNCSGKVVVTGMGKSGHIGNKIAATLASTGTPAFFVHPGEASHGDMGMITAGDVVIALSNSGTTAEIVTILPLLKLLAAPLIAMTGNPASDLAQSADVHLNVSVNEEACPLNLAPTSSTTVSLVMGDALAIALLEARGFTADDFALSHPGGALGRRLLLKIDSIMHTGNEIPIVTLGTTVSGALLEMSSKALGMTTVVDEHGVLQGIFTDGDLRRTLDSTADIRNAPIEQVMTKAGLTVRPGTMAAEALRIMEDHKITVLIAIDEQRRPVGVIHTHDLFKAGVA